From a single Pseudophryne corroboree isolate aPseCor3 chromosome 6, aPseCor3.hap2, whole genome shotgun sequence genomic region:
- the LOC134934737 gene encoding E3 ubiquitin/ISG15 ligase TRIM25-like isoform X2, whose product MASADLRQELDCSICLTIYTDPVTLRCGHNFCRGCIAGALDAEEGSGVYSCPECREEFPERPALIRNITLCNIVGRFWSTLPDQEETGIICTYCIHSLVPAVKSCLMCEAHLCDNHLRLHSKSPEHVLSDPTAAQGNSKCSIHKRVLEYYCTEDDVCICESCCLIGEHSAHKLESLDEASEKRKDKLRDVLQKLSTNIAVAEKRVQSLQERRREDKEKATGVTERVTALFRDMRRQLEDLEKKEFNCIFWQEERASLSVSDLTRKLEIKKEELSRKMRHIEDLCNVSDPVTVLQEPDTGDLCDNEDRKRHYTEVHYGVDLDVDHTLWTLPRMSNIITSVKKGVYMEEATDIFLDGTTAGCNILVSGDGKSAWVKRNRLQSQIITTSGFTSGRHCWDAEIRNTSSWRVGMCYPTIESKGRQSYIGENDESWCLRGHNYRYSVMHDGIEIRLPELTLCERVRIVVDYDAGHLSFYSVYLSSTRHLHTFNTTFTDHLHAALWLLKGNITISRVKSGAEIDV is encoded by the coding sequence AGTGCAGAGAAGAGTTTCCGGAGCGTCCTGCTCTGATACGGAACATAACTCTGTGTAACATAGTGGGGAGGTTCTGGTCTACTCTgccagatcaggaggagactgggatcATCTGCACTTACTGTATTCACTCTCTTGTACCTGCTGTTAAATCCTGTCTGATGTGTGAGGCTCATCTGTGTGATAATCACCTGAGGCTACACAGCAAGTCACCAGAACACGTCTTATCTGATCCCACCGCTGCTCAGGGGAACAGTAAATGCTCCATCCATAAGAGGGTCCTGGAGTATTACTGCACTGAGGATGATGTCTGTATCTGTGAGTCCTGTTGTCTGATTGGGGAACACAGTGCACACAAGCTGGAGTCACTGGATGAGGCCTCTGAGAAGAGGAAGGACAAACTGAGAGATGTTCTACAGAAACTGAGCACAAACATAGCAGTTGCTGAGAAACGCGTCCAGAGTCTGCAGGAGCGCAGGAGAGAAGATAAGGAAAAAGCAACAGGTGTAACAGAGAGAGTCACTGCCCTGTTTAGAGACATGAGGAGACAGTTGGAGGACCTGGAGAAAAAAGAATTCAATTGTATCTTCTGGCAGGAAGAGCGAGCTTCACTCTCCGTTTCTGATCTGACCCGGAAGCTGGAAATAAAGAAGGAAGAGCTGTCCAggaagatgcgtcacattgaggaTCTGTGTAACGtgtctgatccagtgactgtcttacaggaaccagacacaggggacTTGTGTGATAATGAGGACAGGAAGAGACATTATACCGAGGTCCATTATGGAGTAGATCTGGATGTGGATCACACCTTATGGACATTACCCAGAATGTCTAATATAATAACAAGTGTAAAGAAAGGGGTCTATATGGAGGAAGCTACAGACATATTCCTGGATGGAACCACAGCTGGTTGTAATATACTTGTATCAGGTGATGGGAAATCTGCATGGGTAAAACGAAATAGACTTCAATCTCAAATAATAACCACCAGTGGATTCACTTCAGGGCGACATTGCTGGGATGCAGAGATCCGTAATACATCGAGCTGGAGGGTGGGGATGTGTTACCCCACTATAGAGAGTAAAGGACGTCAGTCATACATAGGTGAGAATGATGAGTCTTGGTGTTTGCGTGGGCACAATTATCGGTACTCAGTGATGCATGATGGTATAGAGATCCGCTTACCTGAGCTTACCCTCTGTGAGCGAGTGAGGATAGTTGTGGATTACGATGCAGGACATCTGTCATTTTATTCTGTGTATTTGTCCTCCACCAGACACTTGCACACCTTCAACACCACCTTCACTGATCACCTTCATGCAGCATTATGGCTATTGAAAGGGAATATAACTATATCTAGGGTAAAGTCAGGAGCGGAGATAGATGTGTAG